The following coding sequences are from one Pseudonocardia sp. EC080619-01 window:
- a CDS encoding adenosylmethionine--8-amino-7-oxononanoate transaminase → MTVPGSAPEPGETPAPHGTGGLLATDRAHVWHPYSPMPATATPLVVESAEGVRLRLPDGRELVDGMSSWWSAIHGYRHPRLDRAVQDQLGRMSHVMFGGVTHGPAVDLARLLVDVTPEGLEHVFLADSGSVSVEVAIKMCLQYWRSRGRPEKHRLMTWRRGYHGDTFGAMSVCDPDGGMHSLWSDVLPQQVFADAPPEDFSHDYVAHLAELVETHADELAAVIVEPVVQGAGGMRFHDPRYLHVLRELCHAHDVLLVFDEIATGFGRTGELFAADHAGVAPDVMCLGKALTGGYLTMAATLCSGRVAHGITEGEAGVLMHGPTFMGNPLAAAVAHASVSLLLERDWRREVKDVAAALRAGLAPARSLPGVTEVRILGAIGVIELDHEIDLPAATAAAVLAGVWLRPFRSMVYAMPPFVCTREDIGLITAGMRAAALAG, encoded by the coding sequence GTGACCGTCCCCGGATCCGCCCCCGAGCCGGGGGAGACACCTGCCCCGCACGGCACCGGGGGGCTGCTCGCCACCGACCGTGCCCACGTCTGGCACCCCTACTCGCCCATGCCCGCCACCGCGACCCCGCTGGTCGTGGAGTCGGCCGAGGGGGTGCGGCTACGGCTGCCGGACGGCCGCGAGCTCGTCGACGGCATGTCGTCGTGGTGGTCGGCGATCCACGGCTACCGGCACCCCCGGCTGGACCGGGCCGTGCAGGACCAGCTCGGCCGGATGAGCCACGTGATGTTCGGCGGGGTCACCCACGGCCCGGCCGTCGACCTGGCCCGGCTGCTGGTGGACGTCACCCCGGAGGGCCTGGAGCACGTCTTCCTCGCCGACTCCGGCTCGGTCTCGGTCGAGGTCGCGATCAAGATGTGCCTGCAGTACTGGCGCTCCCGCGGCCGGCCGGAGAAGCACCGGCTGATGACCTGGCGGCGCGGCTACCACGGTGACACGTTCGGCGCGATGAGCGTCTGCGACCCCGACGGCGGCATGCACTCGCTCTGGTCGGACGTGCTCCCGCAGCAGGTGTTCGCCGACGCACCGCCGGAGGACTTCTCGCACGACTACGTCGCGCACCTGGCCGAGCTGGTCGAGACGCACGCCGACGAGCTCGCCGCGGTGATCGTCGAGCCGGTCGTGCAGGGGGCGGGCGGCATGCGCTTCCACGATCCCCGCTACCTGCACGTGCTGCGGGAGCTGTGCCACGCGCACGACGTGCTGCTGGTCTTCGACGAGATCGCCACCGGCTTCGGCCGCACCGGCGAGCTGTTCGCCGCCGACCACGCGGGCGTCGCACCGGACGTCATGTGCCTGGGCAAGGCGCTGACCGGCGGGTATCTGACGATGGCCGCGACGCTGTGCAGCGGGCGCGTCGCCCACGGCATCACCGAGGGCGAGGCGGGCGTCCTCATGCACGGGCCCACCTTCATGGGCAACCCGCTGGCGGCCGCCGTCGCGCACGCGTCGGTCTCGCTGCTGCTGGAGCGCGACTGGCGGCGTGAGGTGAAGGACGTCGCCGCCGCGCTCCGGGCCGGTCTCGCACCGGCCCGGTCCCTGCCCGGGGTGACGGAGGTCCGCATCCTCGGTGCGATCGGGGTGATCGAACTCGACCACGAGATCGATCTCCCCGCGGCGACCGCCGCGGCGGTCCTCGCGGGAGTCTGGCTGCGGCCGTTCCGCTCGATGGTCTACGCGATGCCGCCGTTCGTCTGTACGCGTGAGGACATCGGGCTCATCACGGCCGGAATGCGGGCCGCGGCGCTGGCGGGATAG
- a CDS encoding PaaX family transcriptional regulator C-terminal domain-containing protein, whose translation MATPFRDPGPAEAADGSALRRRELGQTSARSLLLTVLGEFVLPAGEPVWTRALLEVLGTLGVEAKSARQALARTAAEGLLTSDRDGRRVRWSLTPSGERLLSDGAARIYGLGATGTEWDGRWLVLLASVPESRRRLRHRLRTRLAWAGLGSPAPGVWLSPDPGKEEQVAAVLDELGLAGMSSSFVGRYGGIGSAAEVVAQAWDLDRVEAAYQEFLDDFGAELDRTDPGDVLARQVRLVHAWRRFPFLDPELPAELLPDRWAGTRATELFAALHARWDGAARAAWAELAGTP comes from the coding sequence ATGGCCACCCCATTCCGTGACCCCGGGCCCGCCGAGGCCGCCGACGGTTCCGCGCTACGGCGCCGCGAGCTGGGCCAGACCTCCGCCCGGTCGCTGCTGCTCACCGTGCTCGGCGAGTTCGTGCTCCCGGCCGGGGAGCCGGTGTGGACCCGCGCGCTGCTCGAGGTGCTCGGCACGCTCGGCGTCGAGGCGAAGTCGGCGCGCCAGGCACTCGCCAGGACCGCCGCCGAGGGCCTGCTGACCTCCGACCGCGACGGCAGGCGGGTGCGCTGGTCGCTCACCCCGTCCGGCGAGCGGCTGCTGTCCGACGGCGCAGCCCGCATCTACGGGCTCGGCGCCACCGGCACCGAGTGGGACGGCCGCTGGCTCGTCCTGCTGGCCTCGGTCCCCGAGTCCCGCAGGCGGCTGCGGCACCGGCTCCGCACCCGGCTCGCGTGGGCGGGCCTCGGCTCCCCCGCCCCCGGGGTGTGGCTCTCCCCCGACCCCGGCAAGGAGGAGCAGGTCGCCGCCGTGCTCGACGAGCTGGGACTGGCCGGGATGAGCAGCTCGTTCGTCGGGCGCTACGGCGGCATCGGCAGCGCTGCCGAGGTGGTCGCCCAGGCCTGGGACCTCGACCGGGTGGAGGCGGCCTACCAGGAGTTCCTCGACGACTTCGGGGCCGAGCTCGACCGCACCGATCCCGGCGACGTGCTGGCCCGCCAGGTCCGGCTCGTGCACGCCTGGCGTCGCTTCCCGTTCCTCGACCCGGAGCTGCCCGCCGAGCTGCTGCCCGACCGCTGGGCCGGGACCCGCGCCACCGAGCTGTTCGCCGCGCTGCACGCGCGGTGGGACGGCGCGGCCCGCGCCGCCTGGGCGGAGCTGGCCGGCACCCCCTGA
- a CDS encoding type II toxin-antitoxin system PemK/MazF family toxin: protein MAINWGSVLRKAADVAMQLLKDSQKQKDRGGRPAPARGGGAPATAPVRTAPTGDRARKVAYAPEPDGAADPGEIVWTWVPYEEDPSQGKDRPLLVVGRSGAELLGLMLSSQDRRADDPDWVGIGSGAWDREGRDSYIRLDRVLEIDEHGIRREGAVLDRSRFDRVADQLRSRYGWS, encoded by the coding sequence ATGGCGATCAACTGGGGCTCGGTCCTGCGCAAGGCCGCCGACGTGGCGATGCAGCTGCTGAAGGACTCGCAGAAGCAGAAGGACCGCGGCGGCCGACCGGCCCCGGCGCGGGGCGGAGGTGCCCCCGCCACGGCGCCGGTGCGCACCGCCCCCACCGGCGACCGGGCCCGCAAGGTCGCCTACGCGCCCGAGCCGGACGGTGCCGCCGACCCGGGTGAGATCGTCTGGACCTGGGTGCCCTACGAGGAGGACCCGAGCCAGGGCAAGGACCGGCCGCTGCTGGTCGTCGGGCGCTCCGGTGCGGAGCTGCTCGGGCTCATGCTGTCCAGCCAGGACCGGCGGGCCGACGACCCGGACTGGGTCGGCATCGGCTCCGGCGCCTGGGACCGGGAGGGCCGCGACTCCTACATCCGGCTCGACCGGGTGCTGGAGATCGACGAGCACGGGATCCGGCGCGAGGGCGCGGTGCTCGACCGGAGCCGGTTCGACCGGGTCGCCGACCAGCTCCGGTCGCGCTACGGCTGGAGCTGA
- a CDS encoding MFS transporter, with amino-acid sequence MTAARDGSPPRPQIGLLLAAVFLVFLGQMTLNPVIAPLSREVGLAEWQVGVTISTAALMVVLTSQSWGRRSQSWGRKPVLVGALALATTSMALFALVAWSGTTGAVTGTGLFVLFVLLRGLGFGTAIAAVPPTAQAYVADVTADERARVKGMAGIGAVQGVAMVGGSVVGGVLSVFGVLTPLIAVPVLLGAGLVLVATRLRREPRAELVEEPARVRPTDPRVWPFLLAGFGMFTALGFIQVITGFLVQDRLGLSAEATGLVTGGTLLAAGLGMVLAQAVVVPRSGWTAPTLLRVGGSVALAGFVLLVPDTGAAAIVVAILLVGLGLGTAMPGYTAGPTLLVERAEQGGLAGLTTATSGLTFVIAPTAGTGLYGIWPPLPVLVGAAVMAAVTAFVLLHPRFRRVPAVPAADVANEHG; translated from the coding sequence GTGACCGCTGCCCGCGACGGCTCCCCGCCCCGGCCGCAGATCGGGCTGCTGCTCGCCGCGGTGTTCCTGGTCTTCCTGGGCCAGATGACGCTCAACCCCGTCATCGCCCCGCTGTCCCGCGAGGTCGGCCTGGCCGAGTGGCAGGTCGGTGTCACGATCAGCACGGCAGCCCTGATGGTCGTGCTCACCAGCCAGTCCTGGGGCCGCCGCTCGCAGTCCTGGGGCCGCAAGCCGGTGCTCGTGGGTGCGCTGGCACTGGCCACCACGTCGATGGCGCTGTTCGCGCTGGTCGCCTGGTCGGGGACGACCGGTGCGGTGACCGGGACGGGACTGTTCGTGCTGTTCGTGCTGCTGCGTGGCCTGGGGTTCGGCACCGCGATCGCCGCCGTGCCGCCGACCGCGCAGGCCTACGTCGCCGACGTCACCGCCGACGAGCGGGCCCGGGTGAAGGGCATGGCCGGTATCGGCGCGGTGCAGGGTGTCGCGATGGTGGGGGGCTCGGTCGTCGGGGGCGTGCTGTCGGTGTTCGGTGTGCTCACCCCGCTCATCGCGGTCCCGGTGCTGCTGGGTGCCGGGCTCGTCCTGGTCGCGACCCGGCTCCGGCGCGAACCGCGCGCCGAGCTGGTCGAGGAACCGGCCCGGGTGCGGCCGACCGATCCGCGGGTCTGGCCGTTCCTGCTGGCCGGGTTCGGCATGTTCACCGCGCTCGGCTTCATCCAGGTGATCACCGGGTTCCTCGTGCAGGACCGCCTGGGGCTCTCCGCGGAGGCCACCGGGCTGGTGACCGGCGGGACGCTGCTCGCCGCCGGGCTCGGCATGGTGCTCGCGCAGGCGGTCGTCGTGCCGCGCAGCGGCTGGACCGCGCCGACCCTGCTGCGGGTCGGGGGATCGGTGGCCCTCGCCGGGTTCGTCCTGCTGGTGCCGGACACCGGCGCGGCGGCGATCGTCGTCGCGATCCTGCTCGTCGGGCTGGGGCTCGGCACCGCGATGCCGGGCTACACCGCCGGCCCGACCCTGCTCGTCGAGCGGGCGGAGCAGGGCGGGCTGGCCGGCCTGACCACCGCCACCTCCGGCCTGACCTTCGTGATCGCCCCCACCGCCGGGACCGGGCTGTACGGGATCTGGCCGCCGCTGCCGGTGCTGGTGGGTGCGGCCGTCATGGCCGCGGTGACCGCTTTCGTCCTGCTGCACCCGCGGTTCCGGCGGGTCCCCGCGGTGCCGGCCGCCGACGTCGCGAACGAGCACGGCTGA
- a CDS encoding LON peptidase substrate-binding domain-containing protein translates to MSATIPLFPLGTVLMPGAALPLHIFEPRYRQLTVDLITGTVPDKEFGVVAVREGHSADRSGMAGMHAVGCTAVVLDARRLPDGRYDVVTRGARRFRLLDVDEGSRQYLCGEVEFLPDDEPGDDPRLVRMLENAARAAHRGYCDTAWRAGDWSEPGDDTPTAELAHLLADDCLLPLTDRQDLLEQTSPVQRLREVRRLLARETGLLGRLHAVPAPQGTFADDHSVN, encoded by the coding sequence GTGTCCGCGACGATCCCGCTGTTCCCGCTGGGAACGGTGCTGATGCCGGGCGCGGCGCTACCGCTGCACATCTTCGAGCCGCGCTACCGGCAGCTCACCGTCGACCTGATCACCGGGACCGTCCCCGACAAGGAGTTCGGTGTCGTCGCCGTGCGCGAGGGGCACTCCGCGGACCGCTCCGGGATGGCCGGGATGCACGCGGTCGGCTGCACCGCCGTCGTGCTCGACGCCCGGCGGCTGCCGGACGGCCGCTACGACGTCGTCACCCGGGGGGCGCGCCGCTTCCGGCTGCTCGACGTCGACGAGGGGTCCCGTCAGTACCTGTGCGGCGAGGTCGAGTTCCTGCCCGACGACGAGCCCGGCGACGACCCGCGGCTGGTGCGGATGCTCGAGAACGCCGCCCGCGCGGCGCACCGCGGCTACTGCGACACCGCGTGGCGGGCCGGCGACTGGTCCGAGCCCGGCGACGACACCCCCACCGCCGAGCTCGCGCACCTGCTCGCCGACGACTGCCTGCTGCCCCTGACCGACCGGCAGGACCTGCTCGAGCAGACCTCCCCGGTGCAGCGGCTGCGGGAGGTCCGGCGGCTGCTGGCCCGGGAGACCGGCCTGCTCGGCCGGCTGCACGCGGTGCCGGCCCCGCAGGGCACCTTCGCCGACGACCACAGCGTCAACTAG
- a CDS encoding bifunctional SulP family inorganic anion transporter/carbonic anhydrase: protein MPSHSHSSNTSHTSPVRTTQDEHSPVESGRGEHSPPGGGWFGRTFPHARADFSASIVVFLVAVPLSLGIAVASGAPILAGLVAAVVGAVVAGLLGGSKLQVSGPAAGLTVIVAELVNTYGWQVTTLITAGAGVLQIVFGLTKLSRFAQAIPPAVVHGMLAGIGATIALGQLNVVLGGEAQTGGVASITALPGAIANLSLPALLLGGLVIAIMLGWSRLPSKVTVVPAALIAIVAATVVSLGFTDVARVELGGSLLDALSLPSLPESNWGGVLFGMLTVALIASVESLLSAVAIERMKPGTRTDTDRELLGQGAANTVSGMIGGLPITGVIVRSAANVKAGAETRASTVLHGVWIALFAIVLIGVIELIPMAALAGLLVMMGIGLIKPVDIRTARAHGELAIYAVTLAGVVFLNLLEGVVAGLVLAGLMLLWRAVRSRPHLEQAADGSCELVIEGSLSFLAVPRLSRELNAVPRGTDVTVRLVTDYLDHAAYDHLLAWKARHEGTGGTVVVIEPDEARRSAATAPGARFLTWGEWQSRNAEQTASEPLMAGVAAYHENTCDAIRPTMSELANGQAPSAMMISCADSRVLPHVITHSGPGDVFTVQNVGNLACGPGTAAAVEFATSALNVPLVAVCGHSGCGAMKGLRSGAAGTEGALGTWLLEARPVLRAFETGHPVAEAAAQDGFEETDQLAMVNVALQMEMLRAQDSGAEVMGMFYDIRTARVLVLDEEAQRFVDVRPDDEAVGSGLDKIAAGHGHGITAAARRILKV, encoded by the coding sequence GTGCCCTCGCACAGTCACTCCAGTAACACCAGTCACACCAGTCCCGTCCGCACCACCCAGGACGAGCACTCCCCGGTCGAGTCCGGCCGGGGGGAGCACTCGCCGCCCGGTGGTGGATGGTTCGGGCGGACCTTCCCGCACGCGCGGGCCGACTTCTCGGCCTCCATCGTCGTCTTCCTCGTCGCGGTGCCGCTCTCGCTCGGCATCGCCGTCGCCTCCGGCGCCCCGATCCTGGCCGGCCTCGTCGCCGCCGTGGTGGGTGCCGTCGTCGCCGGGCTGCTCGGCGGCTCGAAGCTGCAGGTCTCCGGGCCGGCCGCCGGTCTCACGGTGATCGTCGCCGAGCTCGTCAACACCTACGGCTGGCAGGTCACCACGCTGATCACCGCCGGCGCCGGTGTGCTCCAGATCGTCTTCGGTCTCACGAAGCTCTCGCGCTTCGCCCAGGCCATCCCGCCGGCCGTCGTGCACGGCATGCTCGCCGGTATCGGCGCGACGATCGCACTCGGCCAGCTGAACGTCGTCCTCGGCGGCGAGGCCCAGACCGGCGGTGTCGCGTCCATCACCGCGCTCCCGGGCGCGATCGCGAACCTGTCGCTCCCCGCGCTGCTGCTCGGCGGCCTCGTCATCGCGATCATGCTCGGCTGGAGCCGGCTGCCCTCGAAGGTCACCGTGGTGCCCGCGGCGCTGATCGCCATCGTGGCCGCGACCGTGGTGTCGCTGGGCTTCACCGACGTCGCCCGGGTCGAGCTGGGGGGCTCGCTCCTGGACGCGCTGTCGCTGCCGTCGCTGCCGGAGTCGAACTGGGGCGGTGTCCTGTTCGGCATGCTCACCGTGGCGCTGATCGCCAGCGTCGAGTCGCTGCTCTCGGCCGTCGCCATCGAGCGGATGAAGCCGGGCACCCGCACCGACACCGACCGCGAGCTGCTCGGCCAGGGTGCCGCCAACACCGTCTCCGGCATGATCGGCGGCCTGCCGATCACCGGTGTCATCGTGCGGTCCGCCGCGAACGTCAAGGCCGGTGCGGAGACCCGCGCCTCCACGGTGCTGCACGGTGTGTGGATCGCGCTGTTCGCGATCGTCCTGATCGGCGTCATCGAGCTCATCCCGATGGCCGCCCTGGCCGGTCTGCTGGTCATGATGGGTATCGGCCTGATCAAGCCGGTCGACATCCGCACCGCCCGCGCCCACGGCGAGCTCGCGATCTACGCCGTCACGCTCGCCGGTGTCGTGTTCCTGAACCTGCTCGAGGGCGTCGTGGCCGGGCTGGTGCTGGCCGGCCTGATGCTCCTGTGGCGTGCGGTGCGCTCGCGCCCGCACCTGGAGCAGGCCGCCGACGGCAGCTGCGAGCTCGTCATCGAGGGCTCGCTGAGCTTCCTCGCCGTGCCGCGGCTGTCCCGTGAGCTGAACGCCGTGCCGCGCGGCACCGATGTCACCGTCCGTCTGGTCACCGACTACCTCGACCACGCCGCCTACGACCACCTGCTGGCCTGGAAGGCGCGGCACGAGGGCACCGGCGGGACCGTCGTCGTCATCGAGCCGGACGAGGCGCGCCGCAGCGCCGCCACCGCGCCCGGCGCCCGGTTCCTGACCTGGGGCGAGTGGCAGTCCCGCAACGCCGAGCAGACGGCGTCCGAGCCGCTGATGGCGGGCGTCGCGGCGTACCACGAGAACACCTGCGACGCGATCCGCCCGACGATGTCGGAGCTGGCCAACGGCCAGGCCCCGTCCGCGATGATGATCTCCTGCGCGGACTCCCGGGTGCTGCCGCACGTGATCACCCACAGCGGTCCCGGTGACGTGTTCACCGTGCAGAACGTCGGCAACCTGGCCTGCGGGCCGGGCACCGCCGCCGCGGTCGAGTTCGCGACCTCGGCGCTGAACGTCCCCCTGGTCGCCGTCTGCGGGCACTCCGGCTGCGGCGCGATGAAGGGCCTGCGGTCCGGCGCGGCCGGCACCGAGGGCGCCCTCGGGACCTGGCTGCTGGAGGCCCGTCCGGTGCTGCGCGCCTTCGAGACCGGTCACCCGGTCGCCGAGGCCGCTGCGCAGGACGGCTTCGAGGAGACCGACCAGCTCGCGATGGTGAACGTCGCGCTGCAGATGGAGATGCTGCGGGCCCAGGACTCCGGCGCCGAGGTGATGGGCATGTTCTACGACATCCGCACCGCCCGCGTGCTGGTGCTCGACGAGGAGGCCCAGCGCTTCGTCGACGTCCGTCCGGACGACGAGGCCGTCGGCTCCGGCCTGGACAAGATCGCGGCAGGGCACGGTCACGGCATCACCGCGGCCGCGCGCCGCATCCTGAAGGTCTGA
- a CDS encoding ABC-F family ATP-binding cassette domain-containing protein: protein MPSLTDTQALTARGVVRSFAARAGRPPVLDGIDLTAGPGTRVGLIGENGAGKSTLLRLLAGVDVADAGTVSAPADLVYLPQEPELSAEGTVGDLLDGALRPLHDAVAELERLAAGMADGADVGGSYDRVLAWAVAHDAWDADRRAEVTAGTLGVAELDRDRPVGTLSGGQRTRLAMAAALVRRPAALLLDEPTNHLDDAALDLLERSLVELPGVVVAASHDRAFLDRVCTELLDLDAGALGTDGHGGRRFGGSFTEYLDAQAASRRRWEEQFAAQQEEIAALRDRTRTGTSAIAPGRGPRDNDKFIDKFKGANVERTRARRVNDAQRRLEVAEREALPKPPRPLRFSGRLTGTDAGDGLAVQVRGLRVDGRLRLDLLDLPVGETLLVTGPNGSGKSTLLAVLHGDLAPTAGTADVRARRVGLLAQDPDVGPPDRTARDAWAALLGPDLAERVPLNELGLLHPREHGTAVGALSLGQRRRLALALAVADAPDLLLLDEPTNHVSLRLAGELEEALGTAPGTVVVTSHDRWLRRRWSGAALALG, encoded by the coding sequence GTGCCGTCCCTCACCGATACCCAGGCCCTCACCGCGCGCGGTGTGGTCCGTTCCTTCGCCGCCCGCGCCGGGCGCCCGCCGGTCCTCGACGGGATCGACCTCACCGCCGGTCCGGGGACCCGGGTCGGGCTGATCGGCGAGAACGGCGCCGGGAAGTCGACGCTGCTGCGGCTGCTGGCCGGCGTCGACGTCGCCGACGCCGGGACCGTGTCGGCCCCGGCCGACCTGGTGTACCTGCCGCAGGAGCCCGAATTGTCCGCCGAGGGCACCGTCGGCGACCTGCTCGACGGCGCGCTGCGCCCGCTGCACGACGCCGTCGCCGAGCTGGAGCGGCTGGCCGCCGGGATGGCGGACGGGGCCGACGTCGGTGGGAGCTACGACCGGGTGCTCGCCTGGGCCGTCGCGCACGACGCCTGGGACGCCGACCGCCGCGCCGAGGTCACGGCCGGGACCCTCGGTGTCGCCGAGCTCGACCGGGACCGGCCGGTCGGCACGCTGTCCGGCGGGCAGCGGACCCGGCTCGCGATGGCCGCCGCCCTGGTGCGCCGCCCGGCAGCGCTGCTGCTCGACGAACCCACCAACCACCTCGACGACGCCGCCCTCGACCTGCTGGAACGCTCGCTGGTCGAGCTGCCCGGCGTCGTCGTCGCGGCCAGTCACGACCGCGCCTTCCTGGACCGGGTCTGCACCGAGCTGCTCGACCTCGACGCCGGCGCACTCGGCACCGACGGGCACGGCGGGCGCCGCTTCGGCGGCTCCTTCACCGAGTACCTCGACGCGCAGGCCGCGAGCCGCCGGCGCTGGGAGGAGCAGTTCGCCGCCCAGCAGGAGGAGATCGCGGCGCTGCGGGACCGGACGCGCACGGGTACCTCGGCGATCGCGCCGGGCCGCGGCCCGCGCGACAACGACAAGTTCATCGACAAGTTCAAGGGCGCCAACGTCGAGCGCACCCGGGCGCGGCGCGTCAACGACGCCCAGCGCCGGCTCGAGGTCGCCGAGCGCGAGGCGCTGCCGAAGCCACCGCGGCCGCTGCGGTTCTCCGGCCGGCTCACCGGTACCGACGCCGGTGACGGGCTCGCCGTGCAGGTCCGCGGTCTGCGCGTCGACGGTCGTCTGCGACTCGACCTGCTGGATCTGCCGGTGGGGGAGACGCTGCTGGTCACGGGGCCGAACGGGTCGGGGAAGTCGACGCTGCTCGCCGTGCTGCACGGCGATCTCGCGCCGACCGCGGGCACCGCGGACGTCCGCGCGCGGCGGGTCGGCCTGCTCGCCCAGGACCCCGACGTCGGACCGCCCGACCGCACCGCCCGCGACGCCTGGGCCGCGCTGCTCGGCCCGGACCTCGCCGAGCGGGTCCCGCTGAACGAGCTCGGTCTGCTGCACCCGCGTGAGCACGGCACGGCGGTGGGTGCCCTGTCCCTCGGGCAGCGACGGCGGCTGGCGCTCGCCCTCGCCGTCGCCGACGCGCCGGACCTGCTGCTGCTCGACGAGCCGACCAACCACGTGTCGCTGCGGCTGGCGGGCGAGCTGGAGGAGGCGCTCGGGACGGCGCCCGGCACCGTCGTCGTCACCTCGCACGACCGGTGGCTGCGCCGCCGCTGGTCCGGGGCGGCGCTCGCCCTCGGCTAG
- a CDS encoding zinc-dependent alcohol dehydrogenase family protein yields MKATLIHGTHDIRVSADVPDPRLRDDTDAIVRVVRSCICGSDLWPYNAAEDSPEGKRIGHEFLGVVEEVGAGVRTTRKGQLVVAPFVWADNTCDFCAQGLQTSCRHGGGWGADGTDGGQGEAVRVPFADGTLVPMPGEPDDALLASMLTLSDVFSTGHHAAVSARVRRGDTVAVVGDGAVGLSAVLAANRLGAERIILLGRHTDRTDLGREFGATDVVAERGDEGIERVRELTGGDGVHAALECVGFAEAVRTAVGITRDGGLVGRVGVSQYTDVPLGVGPFMRNVGIVGGVAPARAYIEELLPDVLDGTVEPGRVFDRTIGLDDVPDGYRAMNEREALKVLIAP; encoded by the coding sequence ATGAAGGCGACGCTCATCCACGGCACGCACGACATCCGGGTCTCGGCCGACGTGCCGGACCCACGGCTGCGCGACGACACCGACGCGATCGTGCGGGTCGTCCGGTCCTGCATCTGCGGCAGCGACCTGTGGCCGTACAACGCGGCCGAGGACTCCCCCGAGGGGAAGCGGATCGGGCACGAGTTCCTCGGCGTCGTGGAGGAGGTCGGCGCGGGCGTCCGGACCACCCGCAAGGGGCAGCTCGTCGTCGCACCGTTCGTGTGGGCCGACAACACCTGCGACTTCTGCGCGCAGGGCCTCCAGACCTCCTGCCGGCACGGCGGCGGCTGGGGTGCCGACGGCACCGACGGCGGCCAGGGCGAGGCGGTCCGCGTCCCGTTCGCCGACGGCACCCTGGTCCCGATGCCCGGTGAGCCGGACGACGCGCTGCTCGCCTCGATGCTCACGCTGTCCGACGTGTTCTCCACCGGCCACCATGCGGCCGTCTCCGCGCGGGTGAGGCGGGGCGACACGGTCGCGGTCGTCGGGGACGGCGCGGTCGGGCTGTCCGCGGTGCTCGCCGCGAACCGGCTCGGCGCGGAGCGGATCATCCTGCTCGGCAGGCACACCGACCGCACCGACCTCGGCCGGGAGTTCGGCGCCACCGACGTCGTCGCGGAGCGCGGCGACGAGGGGATCGAGCGGGTCCGCGAGCTCACCGGCGGCGACGGCGTGCACGCGGCACTGGAGTGCGTCGGGTTCGCCGAGGCGGTCCGCACCGCCGTCGGCATCACCCGCGACGGCGGTCTCGTCGGCCGCGTCGGCGTCTCGCAGTACACCGACGTGCCGCTCGGGGTGGGCCCGTTCATGCGCAACGTCGGCATCGTCGGCGGGGTGGCCCCGGCCCGCGCCTACATCGAGGAGCTGCTCCCGGACGTGCTCGACGGCACCGTCGAGCCGGGCCGGGTGTTCGACCGGACGATCGGCCTCGACGACGTCCCGGACGGCTACCGCGCGATGAACGAGCGCGAGGCGCTGAAGGTGCTGATCGCGCCCTGA
- the trxA gene encoding thioredoxin, producing MATVELTTDNFNDVVGAPGATVLIDFWASWCGPCKQFAPVYDEASEKHEDVTFGKVDTEAQQELAGAFGISSIPTVMAVRDGVVLYSEPGALPAEALEDLIGQVKGVDMDEVKAAVAEQEKQEGDGSA from the coding sequence ATGGCCACCGTGGAACTGACCACCGACAACTTCAACGACGTCGTGGGCGCGCCCGGGGCGACCGTCCTGATCGACTTCTGGGCGTCCTGGTGCGGACCGTGCAAGCAGTTCGCCCCCGTCTACGACGAGGCGTCCGAGAAGCACGAGGACGTGACCTTCGGGAAGGTCGACACCGAGGCGCAGCAGGAGCTGGCCGGCGCGTTCGGGATCTCCTCGATCCCGACCGTGATGGCCGTGCGCGACGGCGTCGTCCTGTACTCGGAGCCGGGCGCACTGCCCGCCGAGGCGCTCGAGGACCTCATCGGACAGGTCAAGGGCGTCGACATGGACGAGGTCAAGGCCGCCGTCGCCGAGCAGGAGAAGCAGGAGGGCGACGGCAGCGCCTGA